The Candidatus Rhabdochlamydia sp. T3358 DNA segment GGAGGATAGTTCCTCTTTGCTTTTGGTAAATTTAGGCAGTTCGATAAAGGTAAAGTAGAAGTCTTTCAAATCATGCTCATGTGTTGCTTTATCGAGTATGACGTGGTCTGATTTGTAATGGGATTTGTTAGGAAAGATGATGCAATCAGCTATAGCTATGAAGATGATTTCCTTAAGCTCATGATACTCATCTCCAATATTTGCTTGATTGCCATACACTTGAGATGCGTAATATTGAGCGCGCTTTTCAAAACCTCTGGTTTTTGTTACTTGCATTTCAATGATGTATTTTACTCCCAGCTTGTCTTTGCATAAAACATCAACAATGCTCTGTTTTTTAACAGCAATTTTAGGAGAGAGAATGGGAGATAAGAACTCGATATCTACAATGCTTTGATCTCCAGAAAATTCGAGGATATCATTTAAGAAATGAAGCAGAATGTCTTTGTTTTTTTCTGTACCGAATATTTTCTTAAAGGCTATATCGTTTTTTGGATCTAAATATTTGAAAATTACCATGTTTTAAGTACCTCAACCTTATCTATTGCCGATACACACATTGTATAATAAGCTGCTTTTATACATATATTCCTTTTGCTTCAAATTTTGTATGAAGCAGCTTCCCTCTATATATACTAAGGTAGGTTGGTAAATGAAATTTTGACCAAAAAGCTAAAGTAACTATACTGCGGATAAAAAGCATAAGAGATTTTACTCTCTATTTTTATCAGTCATGAGTTGGCAAATATTGCTGCAAAGTTTTTTTGTGTTATGCGCATGCACGGGTTGTTACTTTAACCGCGCTGTAATAGATCCGTACAGCTATGCCTGTTTTACACCTCCTTGTCGTGAAGTCAATCCTTGTATCTTAGAGCAGTATCCTGCAGAGCTTCTAGAAAAAAAGGAACCTTATGAACTTGCTGAGTTAATCGCCATCGCTTTAAAAAACAATCCTCAAACAAGATCTAGTTGGGCAAAAGCGCTTTCTGCTGCTGCTTCTTATGGGCAAAAGCAAAATGTGTTTTTTCCTAATATAACCGGCTCTTTCCAAGCTATACGTGCAAGACAACCGGAAATTGAGGCAACTTCCATAATAACTCCTCAATC contains these protein-coding regions:
- a CDS encoding Rpn family recombination-promoting nuclease/putative transposase, which translates into the protein MVIFKYLDPKNDIAFKKIFGTEKNKDILLHFLNDILEFSGDQSIVDIEFLSPILSPKIAVKKQSIVDVLCKDKLGVKYIIEMQVTKTRGFEKRAQYYASQVYGNQANIGDEYHELKEIIFIAIADCIIFPNKSHYKSDHVILDKATHEHDLKDFYFTFIELPKFTKSKEELSSIEEKWCYFFKHAHETTEEELQEMIGNDAIIQKAYTALDQHYWTEN